A single window of Streptomyces cathayae DNA harbors:
- a CDS encoding DUF6104 family protein yields the protein MYFTDRGIEELEKRRGEEEVTFEWLAEHLRTFVDLNPDFEVPVERLATWLARLDDEDDDE from the coding sequence ATGTACTTCACGGACCGTGGCATCGAGGAACTGGAGAAGCGGCGCGGCGAGGAGGAGGTCACCTTCGAGTGGCTCGCCGAGCACCTACGGACGTTCGTCGACCTCAACCCCGACTTCGAGGTGCCGGTGGAGCGCCTGGCGACCTGGCTGGCCCGGCTGGACGACGAGGACGACGACGAGTAG
- a CDS encoding DUF4097 family beta strand repeat-containing protein: MAERPARSERSVSEATKLTFDEPVSELRIRIVNGTVNVVGTDEGSARLEVSEIEGPPLVVTQQGGTLTVAYEDLPWKDFLKWLDSRGRHRSAVVSLAVPAQARVEVGVVGAGAVLSGVKGPAVVRGVTGDTTLVALSGPVRADTVSGNVEAQSVTGALRFHSVSGDLTVVDGSGPTVRADSVSGSMIVDLAPEGPTDIRLASVSGEIAIRLPDPADAEVEANTASGAVSNAFDGLRVHGQWGAHKITGRLGEGNGRLRATTVSGSIALLRRPPREEESEPRDAPADATARGTTDGTTDKKVL, from the coding sequence ATGGCCGAAAGGCCCGCAAGGTCCGAAAGGTCCGTCTCGGAGGCCACGAAGCTCACCTTCGACGAGCCAGTGAGCGAACTCCGCATACGCATCGTCAACGGAACGGTGAACGTGGTGGGGACGGACGAAGGTTCCGCCCGCCTGGAGGTCTCCGAGATCGAGGGGCCACCCCTGGTGGTCACCCAGCAGGGCGGCACCCTCACGGTGGCCTACGAGGACCTGCCCTGGAAGGACTTCCTCAAGTGGCTGGACAGCAGGGGCCGGCACCGCAGCGCGGTGGTCTCACTGGCGGTTCCGGCGCAGGCGCGGGTCGAGGTGGGGGTGGTCGGTGCCGGGGCCGTGCTCTCCGGGGTCAAGGGGCCGGCGGTGGTGCGGGGAGTCACCGGCGACACCACTCTGGTGGCCCTCTCCGGCCCGGTCCGCGCGGACACGGTGTCGGGGAACGTCGAGGCCCAGTCCGTCACCGGTGCCCTGCGGTTCCACTCGGTCTCCGGCGACCTCACCGTGGTCGACGGGTCCGGGCCCACGGTGCGGGCGGACTCGGTCAGCGGCTCCATGATCGTGGACCTCGCTCCCGAGGGCCCCACCGACATCCGGCTGGCCAGCGTCTCCGGCGAGATCGCGATCCGGCTGCCCGATCCGGCGGACGCGGAGGTCGAGGCCAACACGGCGAGCGGCGCCGTCTCCAACGCCTTCGACGGCCTGCGGGTGCACGGCCAGTGGGGCGCCCACAAGATCACCGGCCGGCTGGGCGAGGGCAACGGCAGGCTGCGGGCCACCACCGTCTCCGGTTCCATCGCCCTGCTGCGCCGCCCGCCCCGCGAGGAGGAGAGCGAGCCGCGGGACGCGCCTGCCGACGCCACGGCCCGCGGAACGACCGACGGCACGACCGACAAGAAGGTGCTCTGA
- a CDS encoding PadR family transcriptional regulator: protein MAPVFAHGRLRLYLLKLLDEAPRHGYEVIRLLEERFQGLYAPSAGTVYPRLAKLEAEGLVTHATEGGRKVYSITDAGRAELADRSGELADLELEIRESVAELAAEIQADVRGAAGDLRREMRAAAGQARQGRGAGTEAGPGPEPGPGPGPGDFTGPEEKDAWQAAKEEMRRAKQEWKEQARRAKDESRRARDEAQRARRQAKEAQDRATAQAQEEVQRIARRVQEQMQDRFSRGDWPTGLREGLGELVKEVGEFGKDFGFGRTEAESGTPASGPSYSRTPEDFPADYIPTWAHEGATDSTGDPARDLDRLLDRFRDDIRDATRDHGITPDQLRDARHHLSTAAAQIGALLRTPKP from the coding sequence ATGGCCCCCGTCTTCGCTCACGGACGTCTCCGTCTCTACCTGCTGAAGCTGCTGGACGAGGCCCCGCGCCACGGCTACGAGGTGATCCGCCTCCTCGAGGAACGCTTCCAGGGGCTGTACGCACCGTCGGCGGGCACGGTCTACCCGCGCCTGGCCAAACTGGAGGCGGAGGGCCTGGTCACCCACGCCACCGAGGGCGGCCGCAAGGTGTACTCCATCACGGACGCCGGCCGCGCCGAACTGGCCGACCGCAGTGGTGAGCTGGCCGATCTGGAGCTGGAGATCCGGGAATCGGTCGCCGAACTCGCCGCCGAGATCCAGGCCGACGTCCGCGGCGCGGCCGGCGACCTGCGCCGCGAGATGCGGGCCGCCGCCGGCCAGGCCCGCCAGGGGCGGGGCGCGGGGACGGAAGCCGGACCCGGCCCTGAACCCGGCCCCGGCCCCGGCCCCGGCGACTTCACGGGCCCCGAAGAGAAGGACGCCTGGCAGGCCGCCAAGGAGGAGATGCGGCGCGCCAAGCAGGAGTGGAAGGAGCAGGCCCGGCGCGCCAAGGACGAGAGCCGCCGCGCCCGCGACGAGGCCCAGCGCGCCCGCCGTCAGGCCAAGGAGGCCCAGGACCGGGCCACCGCCCAGGCCCAGGAGGAGGTGCAGCGCATCGCCCGGCGGGTGCAGGAGCAGATGCAGGACCGCTTCTCACGCGGCGACTGGCCGACCGGCCTGCGCGAAGGGCTGGGGGAACTGGTCAAGGAGGTGGGTGAGTTCGGCAAGGACTTCGGCTTCGGTCGCACCGAGGCGGAGAGCGGTACCCCGGCGTCCGGGCCGTCGTACTCCCGGACCCCGGAGGACTTCCCGGCCGACTACATCCCGACCTGGGCGCACGAGGGCGCCACGGACTCCACCGGCGATCCCGCGCGGGACCTGGACCGGCTGCTGGACCGGTTCCGGGACGACATCCGCGACGCGACCCGCGACCACGGCATCACCCCGGACCAACTCCGCGACGCCCGCCACCACCTGTCCACAGCGGCAGCCCAGATCGGAGCGCTGCTGCGCACCCCGAAGCCCTGA
- a CDS encoding Clp protease N-terminal domain-containing protein yields the protein MFERFTKDARAVVKGAVERAEGTQARTVGAEHLLLALLDREGGRASFALAALGADERKESVRRALEEARRRAGLSRAEADALAELGIDVREIVARVEETHGVGAMSGDRKDRDRWSGCPGFGKDAKEVLEKALRVALARRERHIGDEHILLALTLRPGVPAEVLADHGVTHESLTRVLAGPGEACA from the coding sequence ATGTTCGAGCGGTTCACGAAGGACGCCCGTGCGGTGGTGAAAGGGGCGGTCGAGCGCGCCGAAGGGACGCAGGCGCGGACCGTCGGCGCCGAGCACCTGTTGCTCGCCCTGCTGGACCGTGAGGGCGGTCGTGCCTCCTTCGCGCTGGCGGCGCTCGGGGCCGACGAACGCAAGGAGTCGGTGCGGCGGGCCCTGGAGGAGGCGCGGCGCCGTGCCGGTCTGTCACGGGCCGAGGCCGACGCCCTTGCGGAGCTGGGGATCGACGTCCGGGAGATCGTCGCCCGGGTGGAGGAAACCCATGGGGTCGGGGCGATGTCCGGCGACCGGAAGGACAGGGACCGGTGGTCGGGGTGCCCCGGCTTCGGCAAGGACGCCAAGGAGGTGCTGGAGAAGGCCCTGCGCGTCGCCCTCGCCCGGCGCGAGCGGCACATCGGGGACGAGCACATCCTTCTCGCCCTGACCCTCCGCCCCGGCGTCCCGGCCGAGGTGCTCGCCGACCACGGGGTGACCCACGAGTCACTGACCAGAGTGCTCGCCGGCCCGGGGGAGGCGTGTGCCTGA
- a CDS encoding helix-turn-helix domain-containing protein, giving the protein MTEATDLAARAGDRDPRVGLRAVAALRRLLEQLEAVQVRNARHQGWSWQEIAAELGVSRQAVHKKYGRQ; this is encoded by the coding sequence ATGACTGAGGCAACCGACCTCGCCGCGCGTGCGGGCGACCGCGACCCACGGGTCGGCCTGCGGGCCGTCGCCGCGCTGCGCAGGCTGCTGGAGCAACTGGAGGCCGTGCAGGTGCGCAACGCGCGCCATCAGGGCTGGTCGTGGCAGGAGATCGCTGCCGAGCTCGGAGTCAGCAGGCAGGCCGTGCACAAGAAGTACGGGAGGCAGTGA
- a CDS encoding zinc-binding dehydrogenase — translation MFAVYAARIDRDQPLSGLELGERPAPEARPGWSTVTVRAASLNHHDLWSLRGVGLGEDKLPMILGCDAAGIDEDGNEVVLHSVIGQTGHGVGPNEPRSILTERYPGTFAEQVAVPTWNILPKPRELSFEEAACLPTAWLTAYRMLFTNAGVRPGDSVLVQGAGGGVATAAIVLGKAAGLRVFATSRDEAKRKRAVELGAAEALEPGARLPQRVDAVIETVGAATWSHSVKSLRPGGTLVISGATSGDRPSHAELTRVFFLELRIVGSTMGTKDELEDLLSFCAATGVRPVIDEVLPMDRAREGFERMESGGQFGKIVLTNP, via the coding sequence ATGTTCGCTGTCTACGCCGCCCGAATCGACCGTGACCAGCCGCTTTCCGGTCTGGAGCTGGGAGAGCGTCCTGCTCCCGAGGCCCGTCCCGGCTGGAGCACCGTGACCGTGAGGGCCGCCTCCCTCAACCATCATGACCTGTGGTCCCTGCGGGGCGTGGGCCTCGGGGAGGACAAACTGCCCATGATCCTCGGCTGCGACGCCGCCGGGATCGACGAGGACGGCAACGAGGTCGTCCTGCACTCCGTGATCGGACAGACCGGTCATGGGGTGGGTCCGAACGAGCCCCGGTCGATCCTGACGGAGCGCTACCCCGGCACGTTCGCCGAGCAGGTCGCCGTGCCCACCTGGAACATCCTGCCCAAGCCGAGGGAGCTGTCCTTCGAGGAGGCGGCCTGCCTGCCCACGGCCTGGCTGACCGCCTACCGGATGCTGTTCACCAACGCCGGGGTGCGGCCCGGTGACTCCGTCCTGGTGCAGGGGGCCGGCGGGGGCGTCGCCACCGCCGCGATCGTGCTGGGGAAGGCCGCGGGGCTGCGGGTCTTCGCCACCAGCCGGGACGAGGCCAAGCGCAAGCGGGCCGTGGAACTGGGCGCGGCGGAGGCGCTTGAGCCCGGAGCCCGGCTGCCGCAGCGGGTCGACGCGGTCATCGAGACCGTGGGGGCCGCCACCTGGTCCCACTCGGTGAAGTCGCTGCGGCCCGGCGGCACGCTGGTGATCTCCGGCGCCACCAGCGGCGACCGGCCCTCGCACGCCGAGCTCACCCGGGTCTTCTTCCTGGAGCTCAGGATTGTCGGGTCGACGATGGGCACCAAGGACGAGCTGGAGGACCTGCTCTCCTTCTGCGCCGCCACCGGTGTGCGGCCCGTCATCGACGAGGTACTGCCCATGGACCGGGCGCGGGAGGGCTTCGAAAGGATGGAGAGCGGCGGGCAGTTCGGCAAGATCGTGCTCACGAACCCCTGA
- a CDS encoding NAD(P)-dependent malic enzyme has protein sequence MAAEIVNPRSDSESQNGHTEQGGGAEPLESIDPAFALHRGGKMAVQATVPLRDRDDLSLAYTPGVAKVCSAIAEQPELVHDYTWKSSVVAVVTDGTAVLGLGDIGPEASLPVMEGKAILFKQFGGVDAVPLALSTTDVDEIIETVVRLAPSFGGVNLEDISAPRCFEIERRLQEQLDIPVFHDDQHGTAVVSLAALRNAARLSGRALGELRAVISGAGAAGVAIAKMLVEAGIGDVAVADRKGVLSRERDDLTPIKREVAEFTNKTGLSGSLETALDGADVFIGVSGGTVPESAVASMAKGAFVFAMANPEPEVHPEIAHKYAAVVATGRSDFPNQINNVLAFPGIFAGALQVRASRITEGMKLAAAEALASVVGDDLSADYVIPSPFDERVAPAVTAAVAAAARAEGVARR, from the coding sequence GTGGCAGCGGAGATTGTCAATCCTCGCAGCGACAGCGAAAGCCAGAACGGTCATACGGAACAGGGCGGCGGGGCCGAGCCCCTGGAGTCCATCGACCCGGCATTCGCGCTGCACCGCGGCGGCAAGATGGCTGTGCAGGCCACCGTGCCGCTCCGTGACAGGGACGATCTGTCCCTGGCCTACACGCCCGGCGTCGCGAAGGTGTGCAGCGCGATCGCCGAGCAGCCGGAACTCGTCCACGACTACACCTGGAAGTCCTCGGTCGTCGCCGTCGTCACCGACGGTACGGCCGTGCTGGGACTCGGTGACATCGGCCCCGAGGCCTCCCTCCCCGTGATGGAGGGCAAGGCGATCCTCTTCAAGCAGTTCGGCGGTGTGGACGCGGTCCCGCTCGCGCTGAGCACCACCGACGTGGACGAGATCATCGAGACCGTGGTCCGGCTCGCTCCGTCCTTCGGCGGGGTGAACCTGGAGGACATCTCGGCCCCCCGGTGCTTCGAGATCGAGCGGCGGCTGCAGGAGCAGCTGGACATCCCGGTCTTCCACGACGACCAGCACGGCACGGCGGTCGTGTCGCTGGCGGCGCTGCGCAACGCGGCGCGGCTGAGCGGGCGGGCGCTGGGCGAGCTGCGGGCCGTGATCTCGGGCGCCGGCGCGGCCGGTGTCGCGATCGCCAAGATGCTGGTCGAGGCCGGGATCGGCGATGTCGCGGTGGCCGACCGCAAGGGCGTCCTCTCGCGCGAGCGCGACGACCTCACGCCGATCAAGCGGGAAGTGGCGGAGTTCACGAACAAGACCGGCCTCTCCGGTTCGCTGGAGACCGCGCTGGACGGGGCCGACGTCTTCATCGGCGTCTCCGGCGGCACGGTGCCGGAATCGGCGGTGGCGTCGATGGCGAAGGGCGCCTTCGTCTTCGCCATGGCCAACCCCGAGCCCGAGGTGCACCCGGAGATCGCGCACAAGTACGCGGCGGTCGTGGCCACCGGGCGGTCGGACTTCCCGAACCAGATCAACAACGTGCTGGCGTTCCCGGGGATCTTCGCGGGCGCGCTGCAGGTGCGTGCCTCGCGGATCACCGAGGGGATGAAGCTGGCGGCGGCCGAGGCGCTGGCGTCGGTGGTGGGGGACGACCTCTCCGCCGACTACGTCATTCCGTCCCCGTTCGACGAGCGGGTCGCTCCGGCGGTGACCGCGGCGGTGGCCGCGGCCGCCCGTGCGGAGGGCGTCGCCCGCCGCTGA
- a CDS encoding ABC transporter substrate-binding protein, whose amino-acid sequence MAARTTRRTPAAKSRLVAVGAIAVAATLLVTGCGDQTKDSGDTGSTSAAPLADKLPQSIRDKGVVKVGSDIAYAPVEFKDDSGKVVGIDPDLAAAMGKQLGVTFEFENGTFDTLITGLRSKRYDVAMSAMTDTKDRQEGIDAETGKKVGEGVDFVDYFTAGVSIYTKKGDDQGIKTWADLCGKKVVLQRGTVSEDLAKAENEKCPAGKKIAIEAFDNDQQAQTRLRAGGANAGSSDFPVAAYAVKTSGGGKDFELVGEQVEAAPYGIAVAKSNTELRDALKAALDALIENGEYQKIMDKWGVAEGSIDKATINGGK is encoded by the coding sequence ATGGCCGCACGCACCACCCGTCGTACCCCCGCCGCCAAGTCCCGACTGGTAGCGGTCGGCGCGATCGCGGTCGCAGCCACCCTGCTCGTCACCGGCTGCGGTGACCAGACCAAGGACAGCGGCGACACCGGGTCGACGAGCGCCGCCCCGCTGGCCGACAAGCTGCCCCAGTCGATCCGCGACAAGGGCGTCGTCAAGGTCGGTTCGGACATCGCGTACGCCCCGGTCGAGTTCAAGGACGACTCCGGCAAGGTGGTCGGCATCGACCCCGACCTCGCGGCCGCCATGGGCAAGCAGCTCGGCGTGACGTTCGAGTTCGAGAACGGCACCTTCGACACCCTGATCACGGGCCTGCGCTCCAAGCGGTACGACGTCGCCATGTCCGCGATGACCGACACCAAGGACCGCCAGGAGGGCATCGACGCCGAGACCGGCAAGAAGGTCGGTGAGGGCGTCGACTTCGTGGACTACTTCACGGCCGGCGTGTCGATCTACACCAAGAAGGGTGACGACCAGGGCATCAAGACCTGGGCCGACCTGTGCGGCAAGAAGGTCGTGCTGCAGCGCGGCACGGTCTCGGAGGACCTCGCCAAGGCCGAGAACGAGAAGTGCCCGGCCGGCAAGAAGATCGCCATCGAGGCCTTCGACAACGACCAGCAGGCCCAGACCCGGCTGCGTGCGGGCGGCGCCAACGCCGGTTCCTCCGACTTCCCGGTCGCCGCGTACGCCGTGAAGACCTCCGGCGGCGGCAAGGACTTCGAGCTGGTCGGCGAGCAGGTCGAGGCCGCCCCCTACGGCATCGCGGTCGCCAAGAGCAACACCGAACTGCGGGACGCGCTCAAGGCCGCGCTGGACGCGCTGATCGAGAACGGCGAGTACCAGAAGATCATGGACAAGTGGGGCGTCGCGGAGGGCTCCATCGACAAGGCCACCATCAACGGCGGCAAGTGA